TCTGTCCTCCAGTTCGTTTTTAAAAGTATCTTTTTTTCACTAGCCCAATTTAgtcattaaatttaaataaaagttaaattgggattaatttttactatttGAGAGATCatgaattattttgaaaacaatttttctcatcttttaaaattaactTGCAAGTCATTtctatttatacatatttttgaAACATGTAAATAATATCCTTGATCTTTCTAAAaagatatatttataaaacaaaagtATTTATACAATTTGTACAACGCATGTTCAATGCAAAATTGTGATAGTTTCATTGCATTACTCATTGTTTTTCATCTTGATATTTTTATGCCCAACTTCTATCATTCGTATCATTCATTCATTTGATGTGTGATAATAATTTTGTCGTGGGAAATTTTATAAGATGCATGAAAGAGATTCAGTAAGTAAAGtataacattttataaaaatagtaaaaCGAAACTGCAATCATAACAATATAATCTAGTGTAAATTAACActactatattattttataatcatAGCTGTGTTAAAAGTATTATTCTAGGATATAAGTATGAATCCAAACCATCATTAAAGACAGAAAAAAATATAGCGTggtacaaataaaaatattgggGAGTACATAAGAAATTGTCTAATacacaatttttaattttacattttacttGTCTACATGACATCATCGAAGTACAAAAACGCTTTAAATAAGATTTCAGTATTTAATTGAATCTTATTATATTGAAAagatttttttgtttaaaagtCTGCTATTACAGTTACACCTGCTTGTTATATAAATGTGTATTACGTTGCTCCTTTAACTTTATCCCTATAGTTTGCATCAAGTTATTATGttgttttaatttctaaaGCTTTAGTTGCAACAATATCTGCTTGTTTCCCTTttccacattttttttttatttaaacatttattcgCCCTAATTTATAATGGTATTGCCtttgtatttcttttcctttttgttCGTTAAGAAACATGATTAGATATAACACAAagtattttgatatttttcctttttaggTAATGGACCAACTAAAGTGTGAAAATCAGAGGCTAAAAGATGAAAATGGTGCCTTGATCAGAGTAATCAGCAAATTATCAAAATAACTCCAGTGGTCTTAAAAGAAGGCTGGATAGCGTTTCTTATGTTGCATTACAATTGCATTGAATGAATTGTTTTTAGCTATAAAAGTATCATGATCATTATTGCTAGTATTcttacaatgtatattacatcatcACGTATTGATGAATTTATTCTTATTGCtagtaatttaatttattatcaaattaCTCGCGTGGCTGTGCCAAGAGCGAAAAGAGACATTGCTCCTATTCTTAGAATTGTGAATAGTTGACCATAAAGGATCTAGAACTTTTTACTTTCTCACATTTAACTCTTCCTCACGAAGATAAATTTCATGGTTCATTTTAGAGCCGACACTTTATAAAGCAAAATGTACTTCGttcaaattaatgaaaaacaaatCTGTTCTTAACGacagttttcttttttttaaagaactcacgttattaatgttgactcTTTATAAGgacattttgtaaatatttaatagaTAATGATATTGTGGCATTTTAGAGTTAAATAAGacaaaattttttactttcaaaAAAACACAtcagaaatatatatatatatacatcaaATTTATTGTATAAACTTGTTTCCATAATTGTAATGCAAGCGAATACATTCGTCACGTATTACAAGACTAAGTAGAACAATAAAAAGAAGTAAATTAAGAGGATGATTTTCATGCTATTCAAGTGGCCTTTCCTGGAAGACTGTAAGTTTGTAATCCTTCCATCATTGCCATTTTTACAGAGGATAGGAAGTTTCATGCATTAAATAATGTAcgttttaatataattttgcaattcactgttaacaaaatataattcaaatgaaacttttttaacATGTATAAAGTGATGGAAGTAATTGTTTTCAATAACTGAAATCAATGATGAAAACtgtgttattatttttaataactaaTTTAATGTATtggattttaaaaaaaaaagaacaatatTAGCTTTTGATAGCAATATTTATAATGGAAGTTttaatttgaatgaaaattacgAGTTTATAATTAGCGAAAAGAAGAACAAATGACAATGTATGGGTGACATGTTTTTTAATGATGTTATTGtaaaaaattgtacaaaaataagTTGATATGGTTGTTTCATAATGATGTTTGTTATAGAATAACAATTTTGTGTAACTGTTTAGTATATAgatattttcattgtattatATAATAGCAATATATATGTGcttattatatttgaaaagtaTTTGGATGAAAGTAGTATCACAATATACAATACCCgttattgtaaattataaaagaaatcatTTTGTACAATTTGTGATAAATAGTTCAATCTTTATCAAATgattgtatatttaataataatttttttatatacacgATTCAAGTATGTAAATTAtgatcaatatttttttataaaacaaataagtCTTTAAAAAATTACGTTGATTTGATAAAGGTTGCtgctattattatattttgtactaTTGTAATGAACATGTCCCACCCTCAGGTATCACATAGAAACTGAACATAGTCTGACATTTTTATGaagtattttataatataattaacgttgttaaaaataaaattttgtgcTAATTCAGACTAAAATAGAGTTGCATAGAGAACCGAtggttttcaattttttaaaccaCAAATAATTTTCACATTTAGTTTTATATctatataagaaaaaaataaatgttaaatgaaaattttatgtatttcATAATGTTTTAAACATAGAGGTACGTGAATATGTTTTAAAAGTAGATACCGTATCGGATACTTAATAAAGTACTTCATATTTTATGTTGCAAAaccaatatatttaaaaattaacttaACAATCTTGTCATAATTTTCGTAGTTTGTTCCATATTTGCACAATCGTTTGTAGCCGAGGCTACTTGTTGTAAAAGTACTTTAAATACACGTGTACGTccttttttatactttttaacGAGTTTAGGCTGTTTCTCAAGTATTTCCAAACATAATTTCTCCAGTTTACTTTCGTCTGATATCATAAaccaattattttcttcaatgaTCTATTGATTAAAAGgatacaattaaaatttattaatttacacGAGACTTAAGTTAACTTCAATTTTCTAAAGTTACCTGTTTTGGCGTTTTATCTGGTTCAATGactaatttatttaacaatttttgcAATATCATGTAATTTATTGCTTTATCTTGTATTAAATCAATCGCTTCTCCAATACGGTTCAAATTATCTGAGCTAAAAGTTAATTAccttaaatatattttattttcatcttcCTTTAACAAATTTACCACTAACTTACCAATATGTAAgttgtaaattatttacatGTAAAAAAGCCGTAATTTCACTGATGAGAATCGTAGCTACCAATTGAGGATTGcgatattttccattttctaagATGTTacgaaataatttgaataattctaAATTACTCTGAAAGTAAAAAATCGATGAATACACAATCAATTTTGTTATATCTCAATTACAAAAGTTACCGTTATTCCCACAAATGCCTGAGGTTTAAGATCTTGAAATGTTTTCTGTCGCATTTGTTCTGGTAATTCTGGTAACTGTTCTCTTAAAGATTCCACATCAATCAAATTATGCAAGTATAAAGGTGGTAAATTTGGTTCAGGCATAAAACGATAGTcctgaaaattattattcaaattagGTGCTTGTTGCTTATTTTAATTTGCGCGATTACATTAcatgtttttcttctttttcacgcATTGGAATTGTTTCCTGTTGTTGCGGATCCCAGCCACGAGTctcattaataattttaccTCCTTCTTTCAAAACGGAAATTTgcctttttatttcatattctaTAGCATCGTCGAGGGCACCCGTACttccaatatttttaattccgTCCGTGTACCCAAAGATGCGTTATCTCTACTTACAGAAACATTCGCATCAACTCGTAATGCTCCTTctataaatttaaaagtatgacttaagtaattaacaattatttctcAAAAAAAATCGTAGAAATATATTAACCTTCCATCTTACATGAACATGTGCCtattaattgcaaaataaaactTAATTCTCTTACAAGAGCAGCTGCTTCTTCTCCATTTGTTAAATCTGGTTCAAAAACTAACTCCATCAAGGGTATTCCAGCTCGATTAAGATCAACtaaatttcttttatgaaTTAAACAAAACAGTGTACAATTTATGTTTTAAAATGTGAAATCATTGATAAACGACACTGCTACTAATACCTCTCAAAGTGTTCACTGTGAAAACTTCTACCACTGTCTTGTTCTAGTTGTAtctgtttaatttttgatGTCTTAAAATAAGGTTGTTTCTGCATTTCTGGTGTGAATACAATAAATTTAAGTTCTCCATTAATGGCTAAAGGTTTCTTCTGTTGTGTAATTTGAAAGCCTGCCTACACAAAATAATTATCTGAGGAAACATACTGTAATACTCCATGATATTCTGCAAATTTTCTTTGTTATAATAGCTTTGAAAAAACATATTTACAGGCAGgtcagaataaaaataatgcttcCTTTCAAACATTGAAACATTGTTAACTTCGCAAGATAGAGCTAAGGCAGTTGATACTCCAGCTTCTACACACTTTTTATTCAACACCTATAAAACAATAATATAGcaagaaattattaaactatttagtgcaaatatttatttttcattaccGGCATTGTTCCAGGTATTGCACAGTCAAAAAGTGATACGCATGAATTAATGGGGCTACTAAAGTTTGTTGAGGCTCCAGAAaacaattttgattttgtaGCAATCTGTGCATGAATTTCTAAACCTACTGTGGATTTCCATTGTGTActacataaaaatattatatttatttatactgaTTTTCAACATTGATGTtttgaaaaacatttttatatactTACAAATCTGTGGAAGTAAAccttaaatgaaactttttataaacatccttataatgttttCCTATAGAGATATAATTTTTACTacatacaaacatttttaaatacttttaatatatgcaaaataatgaaatatatttatatacatatattagcTTATGTTcctttcatattattttataaaatatatgaacatcgctttattttcattgtgaatttatatttgattt
This region of Osmia bicornis bicornis chromosome 5, iOsmBic2.1, whole genome shotgun sequence genomic DNA includes:
- the LOC114871139 gene encoding LOW QUALITY PROTEIN: glutamyl-tRNA(Gln) amidotransferase subunit B, mitochondrial (The sequence of the model RefSeq protein was modified relative to this genomic sequence to represent the inferred CDS: inserted 1 base in 1 codon) encodes the protein MFVCSKNYISIGKHYKDVYKKFHLRFTSTDFTQWKSTVGLEIHAQIATKSKLFSGASTNFSSPINSCVSLFDCAIPGTMPVLNKKCVEAGVSTALALSCEVNNVSMFERKHYFYSDLPAGFQITQQKKPLAINGELKFIVFTPEMQKQPYFKTSKIKQIQLEQDSGRSFHSEHFERNLVDLNRAGIPLMELVFEPDLTNGEEAAALVRELSFILQLIGTCSCKMEEGALRVDANVSVSRDNASLGTRTEXKNIGSTGALDDAIEYEIKRQISVLKEGGKIINETRGWDPQQQETIPMREKEEKHDYRFMPEPNLPPLYLHNLIDVESLREQLPELPEQMRQKTFQDLKPQAFVGITSNLELFKLFRNILENGKYRNPQLVATILISEITAFLHVNNLQLTYCSDNLNRIGEAIDLIQDKAINYMILQKLLNKLVIEPDKTPKQIIEENNWFMISDESKLEKLCLEILEKQPKLVKKYKKGRTRVFKVLLQQVASATNDCANMEQTTKIMTRLLS